The Streptomyces fungicidicus nucleotide sequence CCGGACTCCGGTCCCGTACCGGGGCCTGCTTCCAGGCCCGCTTCGGGCTCTGTTCCGCGGCTCTTGCCGAGCCCCGCTCCCATGCCCGCGCCGGCACCGGATTCCGGTCCCGCTCCCGCTCCTGGGGCCGCTTCCAGATCTGCTCCGGGCCCAGCGCCGAACTCCGGTGTACCCGGAACCGCTTCAGAACCTGCTTCCGTCCCGGCACTCGGCACGGCCCCGGGCGCCCGTCCCGGCCCGGCCACGGGGATAACCCCCGTGTCGCCAGGGCGTGGTGGGGGTGGGCCCTCGGGTTCGGGGAGGGTGTACGTCGCCTCGTCGATGCCGGCGTCGGTGGCGGGGGCCGGCGTCGGCGTCGGCATGGGGGACGGGGGCGCCGGCGGACCCTGTTCCCGCAGCGCGCTCGAGCCGTCCGGGGCGACCTCGACGAACGCCACGTAGCCCGCGGCGGGATCGGAGATCGCCGCCGTGACCGTGGTGTCCCGGTCCCGCGCGTGTCCGTGCAGGAGGTCGAGGATCGCGGCGTCGACCGCCTCCCCCTCGGCCACCGGCACCGGTTCACCGTCGACGGCGGCGGAGCCGTCACCGGAGATGACCACCGTGAAGTGCGGGAGCACGGCGTGTTCGCCTCCGGTGACCGGCCCGTCCGCCGCTTCTCCCTCGCCCCGGCTCATACGCGTTCCTCTCTGGCGTCCCCGGCCGCAGGACCCGGCCGGCGCCGTGTCGGCGTTGCCCGCGTACCGCAACGGGCGCCGGCCGGAAAAGGTTCAACTCCCCCGCGACAAGCGGCAGAACGGCGGATTCGGCGATGACACGGACGGAATGGCACGTTCCGTCCTGCCGACGGAGACGGAGCGCTGTCGCACTAGAGTCCGAGGGTGGACCACTACGTGAATTCCCTTCGTTTCGCCGTGCTGGGACCGGTCCGGGCATGGCGCGGGAAACAGGAACTGGACCTCGGCTCCCCGCAGCAGAAGGTGGTACTGGCGGCGCTGCTGCTGCGGCGCGGTCGGCCCCTGCCGCTCGGTGAACTCCTCGACGCCGTCTGGGGGGAGCAGCCCCCCACGGCCGCCGTGTCCGTCCTGCGGACCTATGTGTCGCGGCTGCGCAAGGTGCTGGAGCCCGACCGCGGCCCGGTGGGGCAGCCGAGGGTGATCGTCTCCGTCGGCGACGGATACGCGCTGCGGATCCCGGACGACGCCCTGGACCTCGCCGTGTTCCAGCGGCGGGTCACGGAGGCGAAGCGGGCGCGCGCCGCGGGCGACGTGTCGGGCGCCGCGGAACTGCTGCACACCGCACTCGACGGATGGCGGGGAGCCGCGCTGGCCGGACTGCCCGGCCCGCTGGGCGAGACCGTGTCCGCCTGGCTGGACGAGGAGTGGCTGACCGCCCTGGAGGCGCGGCTGGACGCCGACATCGAGCGCGGACGCCACCACGAGGTGATCGCCGAGCTGATCCCGCTCACCGGCACCCACCCGCTGCGGGAGGAACTGAGCCGGCTGCTCATGCTCGCCCTGTACCGGTCCGGGCGGCAGGCCGAGGCGCTGGCCGCGTACCGCGGGACCCGCGGCGCCCTGGTGAGGGAGCTGGGCGTCGAACCCGGCGCCCCGCTGCAGGAGTTGCGGGACCGCATCCTGGCCGCCGACCCGTCCCTGCTCCCGCACCCGGCCCCTGCCCCCGCACCGCCCGCCCCGCCCGAGCCGTCCGTCACCGCCCCCGCGGACGCCCGTACGGCGGCCGAGGAGCCGGAACCGTACGAACCGGACCGCTCCGCCTCCTCGGCCCCGCACGCCGCCCGCTTCGAGGCGGCGCGCCCCGCGCAACTCCCCGCCGATCTGCCCACCTTCGCCGGACGGCACGAGGAACTCGACCGCACCAACGCCCTGTTACCCGCGGACGGCAGTCCTCCGTCGACCGTGGTGATCAGCGCGATCGGCGGCATGGGCGGCATCGGCAAGTCAACCCTCGCCGTGCACTGGGCGCATCGCGTGGCGGACCGGTTCCCCGACGGCCAGCTCTACATCAATCTGCGCGGCTTCGACCCGACCGGCTCGGCGGTGACCCCCGACGACGCCGTGCGCACCTTCCTCGACGCCCTCGGCGTCCCCCCGATGCGCATCCCGGCCGGTCTCGACGCGCAGGTGGCGCTGTATCGCAGCCTGCTCGCGCGGCGCAGGGTGCTGGTGCTGCTCGACAACGCCCGCGACACCGAACAGGTCCGCCCGCTGCTGCCCGGCTCCCCGGGCTGCCTGGTCATCGTCACCAGCCGCAACCGGCTCACCGGCCTGGTCGCGGGTGAGGGCGCGCACCCGCTGACCCTGGACCAGCTGACCTCCGCGGAGGCGCGCGACCTGCTGGCCCTGCGTCTGGGCACCGACCGGCTGGCCGCGGAACCGCGGGCGGCGGACGAGATCGTCAGCCGGTGCGGCCGGCTGCCGCTCGCGCTCGCCATCGTCGCCGCCCACGCCCGCGCCCACCCCGACTTCCCGCTCAGCGCCATCGCCGACGAGGTGAGCGACAGCCACGGCAGTCTGGACGCCTTCGCCGGCGGCGACGACATCACCACCGACGTACGGGCCGTCTTCTCCTGGTCCTACAAGGCGCTGTCGGCCCCGGCGGCACGCGTGTTCCGGCTGCTGGGCCTGCACGCGGGGCCGGACGTCTCGGCGCCCGCGGCGGCCGCGCTCGCCGGTCTCGCCCCGCGTGCGGCCCGCGCTCTGCTGACGGAGCTGACCCGCGCCCATCTGCTCACCGAGCACCGTCCGGGCCGCTTCACCCTGCACGACCTGCTGCGCGTCTACGCCGCCGAACGGGTCCGCGCCGAGGAGACGCCCGAGGAGCGGGACCTGGCCCTGCGGCGGCTGCTCTCCTGGTACCTGCACACCGCCGACGCGGCCTACCCGCACATCACCCCCAACCGCCGCCGCATCCGCCTGGAGCCGTGGGACGGTGAGTGCCCGCCGCTGGAGTTCCCGACGCAGGAACGCGCGGTGGAGTGGTGCGAGACGGAGCGCTCCAACCTGGTCGTCGCGGTGCACCAGGCCCACCAGGCCGGGCAGACCGGCATCGCGTGGCGGCTGCCCGCCGTCCTGTGGGGCTTCTTCTACCTGCGCAGTCACACGCACGACTGGCTGGACACCTCCCGCACCGGGCTGGCCGCCGCCCGCGCGGCCGGGGACCGGGAGGGGGAGGCCCAGAGCCTGTCCGACACGGCCGCCGCGCTGCGCAGCTCCGGCCGGCCCGACGAGGCCATCGAGCTCCTGCACGAGGCGCTGGAGCTGAACGAGGAACTCGGCGACGGTGAGGCCAGGTCGTCGGTGATCTCCAACCTGGGCGACGCCTACCTGCACGCCGGCCGGCTCGACAAGTCCGTCGAGTACACCCGTCGCGGGCTCGCCCTCGACCGCGTCGCGGGCAGTGTCTGGGGGGAGGGCATCGCCCTGTCCAACCTGGGCGACGCCTACCAGCGGATGGGCCGCTACGACGAGGCCCTGGGCTGCCTCGAGCGGGCGCTGGTCGTGCTGCGGGCGGGCGGCAACCGCTGGGTCGAGGGCGTCACGCTCGACATCCTCGGCACCATCCACCGCCGGCTCGGCCACTACGCCGAGTCCGTCGAGCACTACCGTCAGGCGCTCGCCACGCACCGGGACATCGGCAACCGCTGGGGCGAGGGCCACACCCTGGGCCACCTCGGGGACGCCCATCTGGACGCCGACGAGCCGGAGGCCGCCCGCACGAGCTGGCGGCAGGCCCTGGCGATCTTCGCGGAGTTCGGCCATCCGGACGCGGAGAAGATCCGTGAGCGGCTCGCCGGTCTGCGCGCCGGAGCGGCGGGCGCACGCGGCCGCGGGGCCGCGCCGAGACGGACCGCCTGACATGGATCTCCCTCGCCGGTGAAGCGCGCCGGGCCACCCCCGGCGCTCACCCCGGACAACGGCTGGGAGGTGAGGACGGTTCAACTCCGCGGGGAACCGTCCTCACCTCCTACGGCGATACCTCAGCGCACCTCGCGGTAGACGCGCCCGCTCGCGTTGGCGACCGCGCCGTCGTAGAGCCCCGTGGGGCTCGTCTCCCTGGACAGCGCGAACCACGCGTAGCGCTCGACGAAGCCGAGGCCGTTCAGCATCTCGGTCGAGGACCGGATGAACGCGGTCTGCTCCTGCTCGCTGGGGTAGCGCGGGGTGCCGCCGGAGAAGTCGATCAGCCCGTACTCCGTCAGCCAGACCGGCTTGTCGTACCGCTCGTGCACGGCCTGCAGATAGCCGCGCAGCTGGTTGGCCGCGTCGGGGCCGAAGTCGGCTCCGTACCAGTGCACGGGGATGAAGTCGACGCGCAGACCGCGCTGCTGCGCCCCCTTCATGAAGCGGTCCAGCCAGCCGTCCGCGACGTCCCCGCCGGAGGCGACCGCGGGGGCGCCCAGGCGCAGACCGGTGGACTCCAGCCGGGGCCACAGGTCGAGTGCCTGCTCGGGCGTCATGTTGGCCTGGCCGGGATGGTCCGGTTCGTTGAAGCCGAGGAGCGCCTTGCCCTCCTCGGCGGCCTTTCCGAGTTCCGCGTCGGTGACCGAGCCGGGGCCCCAGATCATCGGGACGAACTCGACGCCCTCCGGCCGGTTCACACCGGCGCCGGAGGAGGCCCAGTTGAAGTACCAGGACGAGCCGGAGTCGGCCAGGGCCTCGGACGCGCCGGCCACCGGGTTCAGGCCGACGCCCTTGCGGGAGGCGGCCGGTGTGCCGCCGCCGTCGCCGGGCTGCTCGGTGACCGCGGGGGCGGGCGGGGGAGCCGGGTCACCGCCGTTGCCGTGGAAGGTGACGGTCATGCCGGTGCACTGCCTGCACTGGTACACGACCTGGTTGCCCTGCTCGGCGTCGTGCTTGGACCAGCTGTAGGCGGTGGGGCACTTCGCGGCCAGCGCGTCGCTGTACGGGGTCTTGGCGTCCCGGTTCGGGTTGACGCACACCAGCGACCGGCCGGAGGCCTCGTCCTTGACCAGGTTCTCCGCCGGGCAGGCGGCCAGCAGGTCGGTGGCGCAGCCCGCCGGGGTGCACTCGCCCGACTCGGGCGGGGTCACGCCGTCCGGCGTGATGGTGATCGGCGACGCGACCGCGTTGACATAGCTGACGTTGTACCAGGGGGCCAGGCTGTCCCGGGGGTCGAAGTTGAACTCGGCGAGACCGGTGGGCTGTTCGCCCGTCACACACCGGTCGGCCCAGGGCCCGCAGTCGCCGACGGCGCAGTGGAACGTGCTGCCCTCCTCACCGGTGCAGCCCTCGCGGGCGAAGAACTTGCCGCGCCAGTGCCCGGCCCCGGAGCGCTCGGGGATCGTGATGGTGGCCGACTGGCCCGGGTCCACCGTCGGCAGTCCGGTGAGCCCGGTCGATCCGTCCGCGTTGACCGTGCTGCCGATCCAGATCCGGTGGTCCGTGGTGTTGCGGAAGGTGACGGTGTGCTCGGGGGAACCGGCGTCCGCGGCCGGTGTGCCCGCGATCTCCACGCCGTCCTGGCGCTGGCTCTGGAGCAGCAGCGCGGTGCCGGTGACCCCGGCGACCACCAGGAGCAGCGCCAGCAGGAACGAGGTGCGCCTGCGCATGAGGGGTCTACGCACGGGGTGCGCCTCCCGTGGGGGCGACGTACGTCATGTCCGTCCTCTCTTCTGGGGGGTGGGGGTGGGTGTGTGGACGGGTGCCGGGCTGCGCGGCCTCGTCGGCGAGTCGGCGCCGCCCGGGGTCGTGGGGGTGCGTGAGGGCCCGAGCGTGTCGAGCGAGCTGCGCACGGCCGCGTGTCCGTCGCCGCTGAGCAGGGACGGCAGGGGCGCGGCCGGTGACAGCAGGGGAGACACCGGCGGACCGGGACTCGTGGGGGTGCTGCTGCGGGTGCTCGTGGGGGTGCCGTCCACCGAGCCGGCGGCGTACGAGGCACGCTCGGACTGGGCGGCCCGCTCGGCCGCGAGGAAGGCGTGCCCGTCGAAGGTGTC carries:
- a CDS encoding AfsR/SARP family transcriptional regulator: MNSLRFAVLGPVRAWRGKQELDLGSPQQKVVLAALLLRRGRPLPLGELLDAVWGEQPPTAAVSVLRTYVSRLRKVLEPDRGPVGQPRVIVSVGDGYALRIPDDALDLAVFQRRVTEAKRARAAGDVSGAAELLHTALDGWRGAALAGLPGPLGETVSAWLDEEWLTALEARLDADIERGRHHEVIAELIPLTGTHPLREELSRLLMLALYRSGRQAEALAAYRGTRGALVRELGVEPGAPLQELRDRILAADPSLLPHPAPAPAPPAPPEPSVTAPADARTAAEEPEPYEPDRSASSAPHAARFEAARPAQLPADLPTFAGRHEELDRTNALLPADGSPPSTVVISAIGGMGGIGKSTLAVHWAHRVADRFPDGQLYINLRGFDPTGSAVTPDDAVRTFLDALGVPPMRIPAGLDAQVALYRSLLARRRVLVLLDNARDTEQVRPLLPGSPGCLVIVTSRNRLTGLVAGEGAHPLTLDQLTSAEARDLLALRLGTDRLAAEPRAADEIVSRCGRLPLALAIVAAHARAHPDFPLSAIADEVSDSHGSLDAFAGGDDITTDVRAVFSWSYKALSAPAARVFRLLGLHAGPDVSAPAAAALAGLAPRAARALLTELTRAHLLTEHRPGRFTLHDLLRVYAAERVRAEETPEERDLALRRLLSWYLHTADAAYPHITPNRRRIRLEPWDGECPPLEFPTQERAVEWCETERSNLVVAVHQAHQAGQTGIAWRLPAVLWGFFYLRSHTHDWLDTSRTGLAAARAAGDREGEAQSLSDTAAALRSSGRPDEAIELLHEALELNEELGDGEARSSVISNLGDAYLHAGRLDKSVEYTRRGLALDRVAGSVWGEGIALSNLGDAYQRMGRYDEALGCLERALVVLRAGGNRWVEGVTLDILGTIHRRLGHYAESVEHYRQALATHRDIGNRWGEGHTLGHLGDAHLDADEPEAARTSWRQALAIFAEFGHPDAEKIRERLAGLRAGAAGARGRGAAPRRTA
- a CDS encoding glycosyl hydrolase, with protein sequence MRRPLMRRRTSFLLALLLVVAGVTGTALLLQSQRQDGVEIAGTPAADAGSPEHTVTFRNTTDHRIWIGSTVNADGSTGLTGLPTVDPGQSATITIPERSGAGHWRGKFFAREGCTGEEGSTFHCAVGDCGPWADRCVTGEQPTGLAEFNFDPRDSLAPWYNVSYVNAVASPITITPDGVTPPESGECTPAGCATDLLAACPAENLVKDEASGRSLVCVNPNRDAKTPYSDALAAKCPTAYSWSKHDAEQGNQVVYQCRQCTGMTVTFHGNGGDPAPPPAPAVTEQPGDGGGTPAASRKGVGLNPVAGASEALADSGSSWYFNWASSGAGVNRPEGVEFVPMIWGPGSVTDAELGKAAEEGKALLGFNEPDHPGQANMTPEQALDLWPRLESTGLRLGAPAVASGGDVADGWLDRFMKGAQQRGLRVDFIPVHWYGADFGPDAANQLRGYLQAVHERYDKPVWLTEYGLIDFSGGTPRYPSEQEQTAFIRSSTEMLNGLGFVERYAWFALSRETSPTGLYDGAVANASGRVYREVR